From the Cryptomeria japonica chromosome 2, Sugi_1.0, whole genome shotgun sequence genome, one window contains:
- the LOC131030510 gene encoding protein EXORDIUM-like 2 gives MTNIDIYKCWVSIPKLCCIFLILISSSMSAISFSSPEVVRQGRKLSALVPSAPLVLQYHKGPLLTGPDSINVYILWYGKFTPSQKAIITDFVSSLGATNAIPNRQPSVSSWWATTKRYSDSTRKGVSGAVKIGGQASNGLYSLGKNLKRSQIAILVKGALAKRLFPLDNRGVYLVLTAADVYVERFCMNSCGFHDSIPLSKSTTILFGWVGNSGVQCPGQCAWPFAAPLYGPPTPPLIPPNGDVGVDGMIINIAAVVAGTATNPFNTGYYQGSALAPEEAVTACSGIFGKGAYPGYAGDLLVDKRSKASYNAYGINNREFLVPGIWEPLQRACKTTIS, from the coding sequence ATGACTAATATAGATATTTACAAGTGCTGGGTCTCAATCCCTAAGCTGTGCTGCATATTCCTTATCCTTATCTCTTCTTCTATGTCGGCCATTTCCTTTAGCTCACCTGAAGTAGTTCGTCAGGGCAGAAAGTTGTCTGCCCTAGTTCCCTCGGCCCCCCTTGTGCTGCAATATCACAAGGGGCCTCTTCTCACAGGCCCTGATTCCATCAACGTCTATATTCTCTGGTATGGCAAATTCACCCCCTCCCAGAAAGCCATCATAACCGACTTCGTCTCATCGTTGGGAGCAACCAACGCCATTCCAAACCGGCAGCCGTCGGTAAGCAGTTGGTGGGCAACCACGAAACGCTACTCCGATTCCACCCGAAAAGGTGTTTCCGGGGCTGTAAAGATCGGAGGGCAGGCCTCCAATGGTTTGTATTCCCTTGGCAAGAATCTCAAGAGAAGCCAAATTGCTATTCTTGTGAAGGGGGCGTTGGCTAAACGTTTGTTTCCCTTGGACAACAGGGGAGTTTATCTCGTTCTCACTGCAGCCGACGTTTATGTGGAGAGATTCTGCATGAACTCGTGCGGTTTTCACGACTCCATTCCTCTTTCCAAGAGTACTACGATTTTGTTTGGATGGGTTGGGAATTCTGGAGTTCAATGCCCAGGGCAATGCGCGTGGCCTTTTGCGGCGCCTCTCTACGGCCCTCCCACGCCACCACTTATTCCACCAAACGGAGATGTGGGTGTGGATGGAATGATTATAAATATTGCGGCGGTTGTGGCGGGAACGGCTACAAATCCGTTCAACACTGGGTATTACCAAGGGAGTGCATTGGCTCCGGAGGAAGCAGTGACGGCTTGCAGTGGAATATTTGGGAAGGGAGCGTACCCGGGTTATGCGGGGGATTTGCTGGTGGACAAGAGAAGTAAAGCGAGTTACAACGCTTATGGAATCAACAATCGGGAGTTTCTTGTTCCAGGCATTTGGGAGCCGCTTCAGCGCGCCTGTAAGACCACTATCTCGTAG